A segment of the Xenorhabdus bovienii SS-2004 genome:
CAGGTATTCCGGCGTCAGTTTCCCAAACTGCCGGAACCTTTGTGTGTAATCATGTTATGTATGGCTTATTACATTATCTGGCTCAGAATACTCCCTCTGTACGCGGGGGGTTTATTCACGTTCCTTATTTGCCAGAACAGGCGGTAAAAGATGGTAATCAATCAAGTATGACGCTGATGTTGATGACGTTGGCGTTGAAAATAGCCATTGAAACAGCCTGGAAAAATACATCAGATATTGCTGTTACAGGTGGAGCTACTCACTAAAAAAAGAGGTAGACTCGAGGCGATAAAAATAAATTAGCCACTGAGTACAATGGCTAATCAATTATTAAACAACAATAAAAGTGAGAATTCAGAAAGGTAATAATGGGTAGAAATTCAGCAACCAAATAACAATAACTGCGAAAATTGCCGCAATAATGTCATCCAGCATGATGCCGATTCCACCTTTGACATAGCGATCGAACCAGCGAATCGGCCATGGTTTCCACATATCGAAGATACGGAATACCACAAAAGCCACCAAAACCCACTGCCAGTTGAGGACGGGAATCGCCATCAATGTGATCCATATGCCGATAAATTCATCCCAGACCACACAACCCGGATCTTCCACCTGCATAGCATCGGCTGCTTTCTGACAAATCACGCAGCCAATCACCGTTCCCAGCAGAATAACCAACCAAATGCCCCATTCAGGCAACTGCACCAACAACAACCAGAACGGAATTGCCGCCAGTGAGCCCATCGTACCCGGCATAATCGGCGATAAACCGCTACCGAAACCCGTAGCCAACAAATGCCACGGATTCCGCATCCTTAAGCGGCGTTTTGCATCATCCATGAGTTCCCTCCGTCTGATCATTCTGTGTCTGTTGTGATACCTGACAGACTGCTAACGGTTTTTTTTCAGGCTTAAAATGGTCGAAGCCTTTCAGATCCAGCTCAATTTCTTTATTTTTGTTAAAAAAGCGGATGCCTTCTGATTCTGGCCTGATTTGTCCAATACAGCAGAAACTGGCGCCGGTATGTGCCAATGCCATATTTAATGCACCACGGTTAAGTTCAGGTACAGTGAAGCACAATTCATAATCTTCTCCCCCTCCCAGCGCCCATGTTAATGCCTGCTCTGGTGTGGCATATTTCTGGACAGCCTCCGAATAAGGCAGCGCATCCAGATTAATACGCGCACCACATTGGCTGGTGGTCAAAATATGGTTGAGATCAGAAATCAAACCATCGGACAAATCAATCGCGGAAGTGGCCAGATCACGCAGTGCCTGCCCCTGTAAAATCCGAGGCTGTGGACGGAGATGACGTTTAACCAGCCAGTTGTGGATAGCGGTATCTTCCACCGTAAAACGATCTTGCAACAGTGCAAGCCCAGCAGCACTGTCACCCAACGTTCCTGTCACATAAATCCAGTCACCGTTTTTCGCACCAGCACGGCGTAACGCCCTGCCAGCAGGCACCAGGCCATGTACCGTCAGCGTCAGGCTCATGGGGCCTTTTGTCGTATCCCCACCAATCAACTGCATGCCATAATAGTTCAGTTGTTCAAACAGACTATCACTGAACCGCTTCAACCAATCCTCATTGACATCAGGCAACGTTAACGCCAGTGATGCCCAAGCCGGATCTGCCCCAACTGCGGCCAGATCACTGATGTTGACAGCCAGCGCCTTATAAGCCAAATCTTCCGGGGAAATGTCAGGGAGGAAATGAACACCGGCAACCAGCGTATCGGTTGTTACCGCTAATTCTTGTTTCTCTGCAACGGTCATCAACGCGCAGTCATCACCAATTCCTAGATTCACATCACGTCGGCGGATGACATGGCGATTGAAATAACGTGCAATGAGCTCAAATTCACCACATGCCATAATAGAATTCCAAAAAGTGACTAACGATGAGCACATGAGGCCGGAAAACCGGCCTCATGTGTAAAATCATCGAGTTATAATGGGGAACTCCTGGCAAGCAATCACTTTTTCTTGCGTGCTGCCGGGCCAGCTTTATCCAACACCCCATTCACGAATTTATGGCTATCTTCAGCACCAAACGTTTTTGCCAGCTCGATACCTTCATTAATAGCCACTTTATAGGGGACATCATCACGAAAGCTTAGTTCAAACATCGCAACGCGCAAGATGGCTTTTTCCACCTGACCTAACTCTTCAAGCTGACGGGAAAGGTAAGGAGCCATCAAAGCATCCAATTTTGCAGCATTGACCGCTACCCCAGTCAGCAATTCACGGAAATAGGTGATATCAACACCGGTTACGTCCTGCTCTGACAAAAACTGAAATTCAACATCAGCAATGTCATTTTTGGATAATTGCCATGAATAAATTGCCTGAACAGCACACTCACGAGCACGACGACGAGCAGCAGGTTTCACAAAATTCCCCTTAATTAAAACTAAAAAATTCAGCCTTTAATGGCTTTGATTACATTGATCATTTCTAATGCGGTCAAGGCAGCTTCCGCGCCTTTATTGCCCGCTTTAGTGCCAGCGCGTTCAATCGCTTGTTCAATACTTTCGGTTGTCAAAACACCAAATGCCACAGGAATGTCACTGGACATCGCTACGCTGGACAGTCCAGAGCTGCATTCACCCGCAACATATTCAAAATGGGCTGTACCGCCACGGATAACGGTTCCCAAAGCGATAACCGCATCATATTTTTGAGTCTCAGTCAGAGCCTTAACCGTTAACGGTAATTCATAAGCACCTGGAACCCAGACTACAGTGATATTGTCTGAAGAAACCTGACCGATGCGTTCCAACGCATCCAAGGCCCCTTCCAGCAGGCTGTCATTAATGAAGTTGTTAAAGCGGGCGATCGCAATGGCGATGCGGGCTTTAGGAGCTGCAACAACACCTTTGATTACGTTCATAGCCTTCCTTATACCTTATTCATATCCGCAGGGGCGCGGATCTTATCACATTCTTTTTCTCTACGTCTTGATTTATGTCCAAACTTGAATCAAGACGCTGGCCGCAAGCGAAGACGCACATCAGACCCAATCTGCCGGACATCAAACAGCGTGAATTCAGGCGCATCCGATAATTTTTGTAACTCAGGGATAGCAAACAGCCCACGGGCAGTATTTCCCAGCACTTTTGGTGCTATATAAAGGATTAATTCATCGACTAGCCCCAGTGATAACAATGCTCCCGCCAAAACAGGCCCACATTCAGCCCAAACCGAATTTATCTGACGTTTACCAAGCTGCATCATCAGCAAAACCAGATCAACACCTCCTCCGTGGGCAGGCAATACAATATGATCGACATTGTCAGGCCACTGCTGCTGATCGGTGTGAGTACGTGCTAACCAACATTGCCCCACCTGCTGTACAACTTGATGCTGTGGTGTTACGCGATTCTGGCTATCAACAATGATCCGGATTGGCTGACGTACTTGCTCTTGAGGATAAATCGCCTGTATTTCGGCATCCAATTCATGCCAGCGGACAGTTAATGAAGGATCATCTGCCAGTACCGTGGCACTGGAACTGAGAATAGCACTGCATTGCGCCCGGAACTGCTGCACATCCTGACGGGCTTCTGGCGACGTAATCCACTTGCTTTCACCCGATGCCAGCGCAGTACGTCCGTCCAGTGACGCGCCCATTTTCAGTTGCAAATAAGGGAATCCCGTGCGCATACGCTTGAGAAATCCCTTATTCAGCGCTTCTGCCTCCGCCATCAACACGCCATGCTCAACGGCAATCCCCGCC
Coding sequences within it:
- the ribD gene encoding bifunctional diaminohydroxyphosphoribosylaminopyrimidine deaminase/5-amino-6-(5-phosphoribosylamino)uracil reductase RibD, which produces MTLDEKYMSRALELANQGRFTTSPNPNVGCVIVQGDHIVGEGFHVCAGEPHAEVHALRMAGGKAKGATAYVTLEPCSHHGKTPPCADALIAAGISRVVAAMQDPNPQVAGRGLYKLQQAGIAVEHGVLMAEAEALNKGFLKRMRTGFPYLQLKMGASLDGRTALASGESKWITSPEARQDVQQFRAQCSAILSSSATVLADDPSLTVRWHELDAEIQAIYPQEQVRQPIRIIVDSQNRVTPQHQVVQQVGQCWLARTHTDQQQWPDNVDHIVLPAHGGGVDLVLLMMQLGKRQINSVWAECGPVLAGALLSLGLVDELILYIAPKVLGNTARGLFAIPELQKLSDAPEFTLFDVRQIGSDVRLRLRPAS
- the pgpA gene encoding phosphatidylglycerophosphatase A, producing MDDAKRRLRMRNPWHLLATGFGSGLSPIMPGTMGSLAAIPFWLLLVQLPEWGIWLVILLGTVIGCVICQKAADAMQVEDPGCVVWDEFIGIWITLMAIPVLNWQWVLVAFVVFRIFDMWKPWPIRWFDRYVKGGIGIMLDDIIAAIFAVIVIWLLNFYPLLPF
- the thiL gene encoding thiamine-phosphate kinase; the encoded protein is MACGEFELIARYFNRHVIRRRDVNLGIGDDCALMTVAEKQELAVTTDTLVAGVHFLPDISPEDLAYKALAVNISDLAAVGADPAWASLALTLPDVNEDWLKRFSDSLFEQLNYYGMQLIGGDTTKGPMSLTLTVHGLVPAGRALRRAGAKNGDWIYVTGTLGDSAAGLALLQDRFTVEDTAIHNWLVKRHLRPQPRILQGQALRDLATSAIDLSDGLISDLNHILTTSQCGARINLDALPYSEAVQKYATPEQALTWALGGGEDYELCFTVPELNRGALNMALAHTGASFCCIGQIRPESEGIRFFNKNKEIELDLKGFDHFKPEKKPLAVCQVSQQTQNDQTEGTHG
- the ribH gene encoding 6,7-dimethyl-8-ribityllumazine synthase, giving the protein MNVIKGVVAAPKARIAIAIARFNNFINDSLLEGALDALERIGQVSSDNITVVWVPGAYELPLTVKALTETQKYDAVIALGTVIRGGTAHFEYVAGECSSGLSSVAMSSDIPVAFGVLTTESIEQAIERAGTKAGNKGAEAALTALEMINVIKAIKG
- the nusB gene encoding transcription antitermination factor NusB; its protein translation is MKPAARRRARECAVQAIYSWQLSKNDIADVEFQFLSEQDVTGVDITYFRELLTGVAVNAAKLDALMAPYLSRQLEELGQVEKAILRVAMFELSFRDDVPYKVAINEGIELAKTFGAEDSHKFVNGVLDKAGPAARKKK